In Limibacter armeniacum, a single window of DNA contains:
- a CDS encoding NADPH-dependent FMN reductase, with the protein MSKKKIVAFAGSNSSKSINRELVKYTLSYFSEFDINLLDLNDFEMPIYSMDREQQHGIPEKANLFRKQMEEANAIICSMAEHNRSYTVAFKNIFDWSSRVDLDIFKNKPMLLMSTSPGGFGGGNVMNAAKAFFPKCGAEVIETFSLPSFYKTFSEGEILDPDLKEELIQKIEVFRKAL; encoded by the coding sequence ATGAGTAAGAAAAAAATTGTTGCCTTTGCTGGAAGTAATAGCTCAAAATCTATTAATAGAGAGCTAGTAAAATATACATTAAGTTATTTTTCAGAGTTTGATATCAATTTGTTGGACCTGAATGACTTTGAAATGCCAATCTACTCCATGGATAGGGAGCAACAGCATGGTATTCCGGAAAAGGCTAATTTATTCCGTAAACAGATGGAAGAGGCAAATGCTATCATTTGTTCTATGGCAGAACACAACCGCTCTTATACAGTTGCTTTCAAAAACATTTTTGATTGGAGCAGTCGAGTTGATCTCGACATTTTTAAAAATAAGCCAATGCTACTGATGAGTACTTCTCCTGGTGGGTTTGGTGGAGGAAATGTAATGAATGCAGCCAAAGCTTTTTTTCCTAAATGTGGAGCAGAGGTTATTGAAACCTTTTCGTTGCCTTCATTCTACAAAACCTTTTCTGAAGGTGAAATCCTTGACCCTGATTTGAAGGAAGAGTTGATACAAAAGATTGAAGTTTTC
- a CDS encoding pirin family protein: MSNISLIIEERAADIGSFMVGRLLPFRQKRAVGPFVFIDHMGPAKMSERDNMDVLPHPHIGLSTLTFLFEGSIMHRDSIGSEVEIKPGAVNWMTAGKGVVHSERTPEYLRNSTKNLHGLQIWVALPKELEEMDPTFFHISADEIPAWEQDGVEMKLIAGEAFGMKSPVPVHSKLYFLEIKSKEAQKLNIGSDLFGESALYILDGNISSEGNVFEPKQLLVAKNSKLCEFEIGANSTIYIFGGEPFPEERFINWNFVSSRKERIEKAKDDWIHQRFPKIPGETGFVPYPEYNK, encoded by the coding sequence ATGTCAAATATTTCCTTGATTATCGAAGAGAGAGCTGCCGATATTGGAAGCTTTATGGTAGGTAGGTTGCTTCCTTTCAGACAAAAAAGAGCGGTTGGGCCATTTGTCTTTATTGATCATATGGGGCCTGCAAAAATGAGTGAGCGTGATAATATGGATGTCTTGCCTCATCCTCATATCGGACTTTCTACACTTACGTTCCTATTTGAAGGGTCCATTATGCATAGGGATAGTATTGGCTCAGAAGTGGAAATCAAACCGGGAGCTGTCAATTGGATGACTGCCGGTAAAGGGGTGGTTCATTCGGAAAGAACACCTGAGTATTTGAGAAACTCCACAAAAAATCTTCACGGGCTACAGATCTGGGTCGCACTACCAAAAGAATTGGAGGAAATGGATCCTACATTTTTTCATATTTCAGCAGATGAGATTCCGGCATGGGAGCAAGATGGTGTAGAGATGAAATTGATTGCTGGTGAAGCTTTTGGAATGAAGTCGCCAGTGCCAGTTCACAGTAAACTTTATTTTCTTGAAATTAAAAGCAAGGAAGCCCAAAAACTGAATATTGGTAGTGATTTATTCGGTGAAAGTGCTTTGTATATTCTGGATGGTAATATCAGTAGTGAAGGAAACGTGTTTGAACCAAAACAGTTGCTGGTTGCCAAAAACAGTAAGCTTTGTGAATTTGAGATTGGAGCAAATAGTACCATCTATATTTTTGGGGGTGAGCCATTCCCTGAGGAACGGTTTATTAATTGGAACTTTGTTTCATCAAGAAAAGAACGGATAGAAAAGGCAAAGGATGATTGGATTCATCAGCGTTTTCCAAAAATACCTGGAGAAACAGGTTTTGTGCCTTATCCTGAGTATAATAAATAG
- a CDS encoding proline dehydrogenase family protein produces MNDLLQVGSEALKKIALDENAKDFILNNKPVYQVLRKAADRYIGGETLEETVSKVLKSNQDDYKCSIEFMGENTSTEKEANDATQEFIRIAETIRGKQLNATISLDLSHIGLAISPALCLHNLELLCNAAKQDIEIIISAEGVNQTDTIIETYKKASPVFSNLSITLQAYLYRTKDDFQELLKEDGRIRIVKGAFHTPEGLSMPRGKELDETYLYYIDQLLMEGHKCSIATHHFEIQQQAKKLIDYYNPDRHYYEFESLYGIQTEQLAKLKEEGYVTKLYFVYGYEWYLYLCNRIAEYPLNLFLALQDISKQ; encoded by the coding sequence ATGAATGACTTATTGCAGGTAGGTTCTGAAGCCCTCAAAAAAATAGCCCTTGATGAAAATGCCAAAGATTTTATTCTCAATAATAAACCTGTGTATCAGGTATTGAGAAAGGCAGCAGATCGGTACATTGGTGGTGAAACCTTGGAAGAGACAGTCTCCAAAGTTTTGAAAAGTAATCAGGATGACTATAAGTGTTCCATCGAGTTTATGGGTGAAAATACTAGTACCGAAAAAGAAGCCAATGATGCTACACAGGAATTTATTCGAATTGCTGAAACTATCCGAGGTAAGCAGTTAAATGCCACTATTTCTTTAGACCTGTCTCATATTGGATTGGCAATATCTCCCGCGCTTTGTCTGCATAATTTGGAACTTTTGTGTAATGCCGCAAAGCAAGACATTGAGATTATTATAAGTGCAGAGGGAGTAAATCAGACAGATACTATCATTGAAACTTATAAAAAAGCTTCTCCAGTTTTTTCAAATTTATCCATCACGCTTCAGGCATATCTGTACAGAACAAAAGATGATTTTCAGGAATTGCTCAAGGAAGATGGTCGTATCAGGATTGTGAAAGGAGCATTCCATACGCCCGAAGGATTATCAATGCCGAGAGGAAAAGAATTGGATGAGACTTACCTTTATTATATCGATCAGTTATTGATGGAAGGACACAAATGTTCCATTGCGACGCACCATTTTGAAATACAGCAGCAGGCTAAAAAGCTGATCGACTATTATAATCCTGACAGGCATTATTATGAGTTTGAAAGTCTCTATGGAATTCAAACTGAACAATTGGCAAAATTAAAAGAGGAGGGGTATGTCACTAAACTTTATTTTGTATATGGTTATGAGTGGTATTTATACTTGTGTAACCGTATTGCTGAATACCCTCTTAACTTGTTTTTAGCACTTCAAGATATTTCAAAGCAATAG
- a CDS encoding transposase family protein, which produces MKTKLKNARRLQSLTSLRNGEFDNLLPYFEKAFEEYCCQFTLKGKPRKKPLLTCPEYSNSSLPDSSLKLYFILYVLKTNPLQEDIGEHFQMSQGKVSEWIAILLPCLQQALARLKSLPARDEHTLDNWLSEQIDAILLEDATDRPVPRSTDYVVQEEHYSGKHGKHTVKNLIIINRNREVGFLSQTYEGSVHDKTVFDNEALNFHREGFSMVHDLGFQGVNIENVQVIIPFKKQAGLSMPDYMKEANRIISRARVRVEHVIGCIKRLRMVKEVIRLKRDQIRDQIMLIATGLHNFRNRFRAKLET; this is translated from the coding sequence GTGAAGACTAAATTGAAGAATGCTCGCCGCCTACAAAGTTTAACGTCATTACGTAATGGGGAGTTCGATAATCTTCTTCCTTATTTTGAAAAGGCGTTCGAGGAGTACTGCTGTCAGTTTACATTAAAAGGGAAGCCCCGAAAAAAGCCTTTGCTGACATGCCCTGAATACAGCAATAGCAGCCTTCCAGACTCATCGCTCAAGCTTTATTTTATCCTATATGTACTCAAGACCAATCCCCTTCAGGAAGATATTGGTGAACACTTTCAGATGAGTCAAGGTAAAGTCAGTGAATGGATAGCAATATTACTTCCATGCCTGCAGCAGGCACTGGCGCGACTTAAATCATTGCCTGCACGTGATGAGCACACCCTTGACAATTGGCTCTCTGAACAAATAGACGCCATTTTGTTGGAAGATGCGACCGACCGTCCTGTTCCACGCTCAACGGATTATGTAGTACAGGAGGAGCATTACAGCGGAAAGCATGGGAAACATACGGTCAAGAACCTGATTATCATCAATCGCAACAGGGAAGTCGGTTTCCTTTCCCAAACCTATGAAGGAAGCGTACATGATAAAACCGTCTTTGACAACGAGGCCCTGAATTTCCATAGAGAAGGTTTTTCGATGGTACATGATTTAGGATTTCAGGGAGTGAATATTGAAAATGTACAAGTAATTATTCCCTTTAAAAAGCAAGCAGGACTTTCAATGCCTGACTATATGAAAGAAGCCAACCGGATTATCTCCAGAGCTCGTGTCAGAGTTGAGCATGTGATTGGTTGTATCAAACGCTTACGGATGGTCAAAGAGGTGATCCGATTGAAAAGAGATCAAATTAGAGATCAGATTATGCTGATAGCAACTGGATTACACAATTTCAGAAACCGATTTAGAGCAAAACTAGAAACATAG